One genomic window of Medicago truncatula cultivar Jemalong A17 chromosome 1, MtrunA17r5.0-ANR, whole genome shotgun sequence includes the following:
- the LOC25482280 gene encoding 2-oxoglutarate-dependent dioxygenase 19 has protein sequence MAKIIPSYAPSHEALENLSVTYLASDEEIPTIDYSLLLSDGTNQRSIALELLGQACEEYGFFYLVNHTMPDDVLNNVLKQVSNYFDPTTIEERMIYSKKVPSDKILWGLSADDGENREYLKVIAHPKDQASSNLTSLSKIIEDYNKEMRKIVVGLARSMSENLGFDENYIEEAFNMKSGFDVMAMNLYPPNSKSKGDIGLPNHTDPGFVVTLVQDVNGGLQILSHKGTWINVYIPHHAILIQLGDHLEILTNGKYKSHVHRVIVNKNKVQRISVVTLHGPSLDKFIVPGTEFVDDENPHNYIGMTYKESLKANGGNEIGVQSSLEQIKLV, from the exons ATGGCGAAAATAATACCATCATATGCTCCATCTCACGAGGCATTGGAAAATCTTAGTGTTACTTATCTAGCTTCTGATGAAGAAATACCAACAATTGATTATTCTCTATTATTATCTGATGGCACTAATCAAAGATCTATTGCCCTTGAATTGCTTGGCCAAGCATGTGAGGAATATGGTTTCTTCTAT CTGGTAAACCATACCATGCCAGATGATGTACTCAACAATGTATTGAAACAAGTTTCAAATTACTTTGATCCAACAACAATTGAGGAGAGAATGATCTACAGTAAAAAGGTTCCATCAGATAAAATCCTATGGGGCCTAAGTGCTGATGATGGGGAAAATAGGGAATATCTCAAAGTTATTGCACATCCTAAAGATCAAGCTTCTTCCAACCTAACCAGTCTCAG CAAAATTATTGAAGATTATAACAAAGAAATGAGAAAGATTGTAGTTGGATTAGCAAGATCAATGTCAGAAAACTTAGGGTTTGATGAAAACTACATAGAGGAAGCATTCAACATGAAGTCAGGGTTTGATGTAATGGCCATGAATCTTTATCCACCAAATTCTAAATCCAAGGGTGATATTGGTCTCCCTAACCACACTGATCCTGGCTTTGTGGTAACCCTAGTGCAAGATGTAAATGGGGGTCTTCAAATCCTATCCCACAAAGGAACGTGGATTAATGTTTATATTCCCCATCATGCTATACTCATCCAGCTTGGTGACCATCTTGAG ATCTTAACCAATGGAAAATATAAGAGCCACGTCCATCGAGTTATTGTTAACAAGAACAAGGTGCAAAGGATATCTGTTGTTACTCTTCATGGACCTTCGTTAGACAAATTTATTGTCCCAGGTACagaatttgttgatgatgaaaatcCACATAATTACATTGGAATGACCTATAAAGAATCCTTGAAAGCAAATGGGGGCAATGAGATCGGGGTGCAATCATCACTTGAACAAATTAAGCTAGtgtaa
- the LOC25482281 gene encoding 2-oxoglutarate-dependent dioxygenase 19, with the protein MAQIASFVSKLHPFQPEFKATPVYFNASSHQALVEHHHSDNYLASNEEIPTIDYSLLLSDDTDQRSIALELLGQACEEYGFFYLVNHTMPDDVLNNVLKQVSNYFDPTTIEERMIYGKKGSSDKIRWGLTANDGENREYLKVIAHPKDHVPSDPTILRNIIEEYNQEMRKIVAGLAREISKNLGFDEDYIEKAFNMKSGFDVMAMNLYPPNSKSKGNIGLPNHTDPGFVVTLMQDVNGGLQILSHKGKWINVNIPHHAILI; encoded by the exons ATGGCTCAAATAGCATCATTTGTATCCAAATTACACCCTTTCCAACCGGAATTTAAAGCTACCCCAGTTTATTTTAATGCATCATCTCACCAGGCATTGGTAGAACACCATCACAGTGATAATTATCTCGCTTCAAATGAAGAAATACCCACAATTGATTATTCTCTATTATTATCTGATGACACTGATCAAAGATCTATTGCCCTTGAATTGCTTGGCCAAGCATGTGAGGAATATGGGTTCTTCTAT CTGGTAAACCATACCATGCCAGATGATGTACTCAACAATGTATTGAAACAAGTTTCAAATTACTTTGATCCAACAACAATTGAGGAGAGAATGATCTACGGTAAAAAGGGTTCATCAGATAAAATCCGATGGGGCCTAACTGCGAATGATGGGGAAAATAGGGAATATCTCAAAGTTATTGCACATCCTAAGGATCATGTTCCATCCGATCCAACAATTCTAAG AAATATTATAGAAGAATATAACCAAGAAATGCGAAAGATTGTAGCTGGGTTAGCAAGAGAAATTTCAAAAAACTTAGGGTTTGATGAAGACTACATAGAAAAAGCATTCAACATGAAGTCAGGGTTTGATGTGATGGCCATGAATCTTTATCCACCAAATTCTAAATCCAAGGGTAATATTGGTCTCCCTAACCACACTGATCCTGGATTTGTGGTAACCCTAATGCAAGATGTAAATGGGGGTCTCCAAATCCTATCACATAAAGGAAAGTGGATTAATGTTAATATTCCTCATCATGCTATACTCATTTAG